A genome region from Triticum aestivum cultivar Chinese Spring chromosome 2B, IWGSC CS RefSeq v2.1, whole genome shotgun sequence includes the following:
- the LOC123042109 gene encoding glycine-rich cell wall structural protein, with product MPGMASTKGLLVFALLFAAAAILVASTDEHPEVKKEENEAGVENFFHFGGGHHGHGGGGGGYGGGGGYGGGGGGYGGGGYPGGGGGYGGGGGYPGHGGEGGGGYGGGGGYPGQGGEGGGGYGGGGGYPGQGGEGGGGYGGGGYPGGGGGYGGGGGYPGHGGKGGGGGYGGGGGYPGHGGKGGGGYGGGGCHWGCCGHGLLHHHGCRCCARADEVPEPMYRAPAEVRN from the exons ATGCCAGGCATGGCATCCACCAAGGGTCTTCTTGTGTTCGCTCTCCTGTTTGCAGCCGCTGCTATCCTCGTCGCCTCGACTGATGAACACCCTG AGGTCAAGAAGGAAGAGAATGAAGCCGGCGTAGAGAACTTCTTCCACTTTGGCGGAGGCCACCACGGGCACGGAGGCGGCGGGGGAGGCTATGGCGGAGGCGGAGGCtacggaggaggcggtggaggttacggcggcggcggctacccaggcggcggaggaggctacggcggcggtggcggctacccTGGCCACGGTGGGGAAGGCGGTGGAggctacggcggcggtggcggctacccTGGCCAAGGTGGGGAAGGCGGTGGAGGttacggcggcggtggcggctacccTGGCCAAGGTGGGGAAGGCGGTGGAGgttacggcggcggcggctacccagggggcggaggaggctacggtggcggtggcggctacCCTGGCCACGGCGGAAAAGGCGgcggaggaggctacggtggcggtggcggctacCCTGGCCACGGCGGAAAAGGCGGCggaggctacggcggcggcggatgtCACTGGGGCTGCTGCGGGCACGGGCTCCTCCATCACCATGGCTGCCGCTGCTGTGCGCGCGCGGACGAGGTTCCGGAGCCCATGTACCGGGCGCCGGCGGAGGTCCGCAACTGA